The genomic DNA AGTCCGCCGTGACGGTCCTGCCGTCCGCGGTGGTGACGCCGCCGTCCGTCACCGCGACCACCTCGCTGTCGAAGTCCACCTGGCCGCCGAGCTCCCGCAGCCGTGCCAGCGCGGCCCGGTCGACCCGGTCCTGCGGGCAGCTTCCCAGCTTCGCCGGGCCGATCTCCGGCGGCTCGAACTTGGCCGTGACGGTGGTCAGATCGGCCAGGCTCGTGCCCGTCATGAGGCCCCGGACGAGATGGTCCGTCTCTATGTCGATGCCGGCCTCCCGGAGGATCTCCGCCGACCGGTCCGTGATGCCGAAGGCCCGCGGATGGTCGTTGACCTGTGCCCGGCGCTCCAGCACATGGACCGAGACACCCTGACGGGCGAGGAAGACGGCGGTGCACAACCCGACCGTGCCGCCTCCGACGATCACTACGCGCATGCTTGTCCCTCCGAGAATGAGAACGGTGTTTTCCTCACGGGTACGTCGCACCCGTGGCGGTACTGGAGACGCCTCCGCTCACCCGCCGCGTCCCCGGGCGGGAGACGCGCGTACGGATCTAGAGTCCGGCGCGGGCGAAGCGGCGCACCGAGAGCGGCACGAAGATCAGCAACAGCAGGCCGGCCCACAGCAGGCTCGCGGTCACCGGGTGGGTCAGCGGCCACGCGGCGTCCGGCCCGGGAGCACCGGGGTTGCCGAAGAGCTCGCGCGCGGCCGCCGCGGCGGAGCTGAGCGGGTTCCACTCGCACAGCGCCCGGAGGCCGACCGGCATCCGGTCGGTCGGCACGAGGGCGTTGGACACCATGGTGAGCGACAGCGTGAGCGGTGCCAGCCGGGCCGCGGTCCGTGCCGAACGCACCACAAGGCCCAGGTAGGTGCCGACCCACGCCAGCGTGTAGCGGAACAGCAGGAGCAGGCCGATGCCGGCCAGCGCCCGCGGAACGCCGTCGTGCGGCCGCCAGCCGACGACGAGACCGCACACCATCAGGACCGCGAGGCCGTAGGCCCCGAGGATCCCCTCGGCGCCGCTCTGGCCGAGCGGCACGGACACCCGGTGGGTCGGGAGCGAACGCAGGCGCTCCATCACCCCGCGCGCCTGGTCCGTCGCCACCTCCACCATGGCGGTGGACAGAGCGGTCCCGGTCGTCATCACGAACAGGCCGGGCATCATGAACTCGCGGTAGTTCGAGGTGCCCGGCACCCCGATCGCGCCGCCGAACACGAAGCCGAACAGCACCACGAACCCGCTCGGCATCATCAGCATGGTGAGCAGGGTGCCGGGCTCGTGGCGCAGCCGGAACAGCCTTCGCTGGGTCAGCGTCCAGCCGTCGGCCAGGAGGTTCACGACACCGCCTCGGGCGTCTCGACCGGTTGCGCCGGTCCGACGGTCTGCCCGGTCATCGTCAGGAAGACGTCGTCCAAGCCGGGCTCGCGGATCCCGATGTTCCTGATCACCGCGCCGGACGCGTCCAGTTCACTCACGATCAGCGGCAGGGCGGGCGCCTGATCCACCGCGGCCACGACGATGCGCGATCCGTCGGCCTCGGGGCACCGGCCGGTCAGCCGCTCCAGCCTCGCCATGGCACTCGGCACATGGTCCGCCGACTCAACCACGACGTCGATGTGACGGCCGATCTGGGCTTTGAGCTGGGCCGGGCTGCCTTCGGCGATCAGCTGGCCGCGGTCGATCACGCCGACCGCCGTGGCGAGCCGCTCCACCTCCTCCAGACACGGGGTGGTGAGCAGGACCGTGGTGCCGTCGGCCACCAGTCTCCGCACGCTCTCCCAGATCTCGGCGCGACTGGGGGCGTCGAGCCCGGTGGTCGGCTCGTCGAGGAAAAGCACCGCGGGGGCCCGTAACAGACTGGCGATCAGGTGGATCCGGCGGCGCATGCCACCGGAGTACGTGCCGACCAGCCGATCACCGGCGTGGGCGAGACCGAACCGTTCCAGCAGCTCGTCGGCGCGCCGACGGGCGCCGCGCGAGCCGAGCCGCGAGAGGCGGCCGAGGATCCGCAGGTTCTCCCGGCCGGTCAGTCCGTCGTCGAACGAGGCGTCCTGACCGGCCAGGCCGATCACCTTCCGCACATCCGCCGGATTCCGGGCCACGTCGAAGCCGGCGACGACGGCCCGCCC from Streptomyces avermitilis MA-4680 = NBRC 14893 includes the following:
- a CDS encoding ABC transporter permease, translating into MNLLADGWTLTQRRLFRLRHEPGTLLTMLMMPSGFVVLFGFVFGGAIGVPGTSNYREFMMPGLFVMTTGTALSTAMVEVATDQARGVMERLRSLPTHRVSVPLGQSGAEGILGAYGLAVLMVCGLVVGWRPHDGVPRALAGIGLLLLFRYTLAWVGTYLGLVVRSARTAARLAPLTLSLTMVSNALVPTDRMPVGLRALCEWNPLSSAAAAARELFGNPGAPGPDAAWPLTHPVTASLLWAGLLLLIFVPLSVRRFARAGL
- a CDS encoding daunorubicin resistance protein DrrA family ABC transporter ATP-binding protein — protein: MEDAIMYTEDVRKQYGDVVALDGLDLVVPSRTVYGLLGPKGAGKSTAVRILATLTRPSSGRAVVAGFDVARNPADVRKVIGLAGQDASFDDGLTGRENLRILGRLSRLGSRGARRRADELLERFGLAHAGDRLVGTYSGGMRRRIHLIASLLRAPAVLFLDEPTTGLDAPSRAEIWESVRRLVADGTTVLLTTPCLEEVERLATAVGVIDRGQLIAEGSPAQLKAQIGRHIDVVVESADHVPSAMARLERLTGRCPEADGSRIVVAAVDQAPALPLIVSELDASGAVIRNIGIREPGLDDVFLTMTGQTVGPAQPVETPEAVS